In the bacterium SCSIO 12741 genome, CATCACAACTCTTCGTTTGATCAGTCTTGAAATCAGCTACAGCTGGTAAGGTATTAGGAGCAACCAAAACACTGTAGTCTTCCATTTGTCCATTGGTCAAGTCGGAGCAGGAAGTATAACTAGCTCCTGAAGGTGCTGTCAAATAATAGACAGCGGCCACCCGCATGCGAAGCGGTTTGTTGAGTACGCTTCCTGGAGGAATAGTCACTGGGGCACTGGCACTGGTCGCATTGTCAACGGAAAGAACACTTTCTTGAGAAGTAAATACGCCATCACCATTAAAGTCGATCCAGGCTCTGTAGTTTTGATTAGCCGGAGCACCGTTTGCGCTAAGTGTCATGGTGTAGGTGCTTCCCTGCGTTACGTTCGTTTGAACACAGGAAAAGTCTTCGTAGCCAACCGTTGCATCTTGACTGGATTGAGAGATTGAACCAAACTGCACCGAGCGAATTCCAAAGCCAGCAGCTGACGAAATCGTTTTTGGTGTACAATTCGGATTAATCGGACCAGAAGTAGCACTTACTGTAATGTAGTTGATTTTAGTTTCTGTTTTAGAACCAAAGCTGTTGATACAAGTTAGTTTAACCGTGTACGTTCCTCCACTGGAGTAATTGTGCACTGGATTTTTTGTTGTGTCGGTTGTTCCATCGCCAAATTCCCACAGTCTGGAGGTAACCTGATTGGGTGTCAAATCAAAAAACTCAACGGTACCATTGCATGAAAAAGTGGATTTGGCTTCAAAATCGGTAACGGGTGGAATAGGAGCTGCCGTAATGACGAGCGTATAGTCTTCGGTTTCTCCGGTGTTGAAAGTAGAGCACGATTGAGTCGAACTCACAATATTGGCTCGTAGCGATCTAACCCGCATTCGAGTCGTTCCTATTTTGGCTGTAAGTGGAATTTTGATGCTGTCTGTAAAATCTTGATTCGTTGGAAAAGGAGAAGAGGATACAAACTCTCCTGCATCGTCAAAATCCATGTCTTGGTTAAAGTCGATCCAGATACCGAATCCCTGAGGTTGAGCAAATCCAGAATTTCCGCGAACGCTCATGAAATAGGATTTACCTTGTTCCACAGAAGCACTTAATCCGGTATTCGAGTATGCCGTTCCTGGATTTTGGAAGGTTCCACAATTCGATCCCTGAGTATTCAGGTTCGAAATGGTATGCATGCTGAATTCGTTGATGAAGTCGTTTCGGGTACAGTTTCCTGTTGGGGTGCAGTATTGAGCGTAGCTTAATGTAGTGATAGCCAGTGATATACTTAATGAGGCCAGGTGTTTGTAAAATCTCATTTTCAAAAATTGTCTTATCGTAAATATAATACAATATCCATCCCTCGAATGTTGGGGACACAGTACTTTAACGTAAATGAAATCAGACGGTTTGCCGTTTAGGATCTTTTTCTTCGATCCATCTCGTTGAGCACCAGTTGCAATTCCTTTCCCATTTGTCCTGAAACCGAGGTGTTTTCTTCGGCACGACGGATCAGGTAGGGCATGGTATACCGAACGGGGCCATAAGGCAGGTACTTAGAGACATTGTAGCCAGAATTGGCCAATATAAAGCTGATGTTGTCAGACATTCCAAAGAGCTGCGAAAAGAAGATGGATGGATGATTATTGGGCAGTCCTTTTTCGGCCATCAATTCGCACAAATAGGCAGCGCTTCGCTCGTTATGCGTTCCAGCGCAAACTTCTACGGTGTTAATATTTTCGACAACCCGCTTTAGAGCTTCGTTGTAATCCCGGTCGGTTGATTCCTTGTTGGGTTGGATCGGCGTGGCATAACCCATCTTGGCTGCACGCAAGTTTTCTTTCTCCAAATAAGCGCCCCTAACAAGTTTAACTCCGAGCTTAAAGGATTGATTTTTCGCCTTCTCAATCAGTTCATTCAGATAAGCCACCTTGTCGTGGCGATACAGTTGAAGTGTGGTGTAAACAATGGCCTGCTCACCGTTGTATTTCTGCATCATCACTTCCGCCAGGCGGTCGATGGCGATTTGAATCCAGCTCTCCTCAGCATCAATGTACAGTTTCACTCCCAAATTGTGGGCCTTCTTGCACAGCTGATCGAGGCGTGAAACTACACGGTTGTATTCTTGCTTTTCAGAATCGGATAACTCTTGATCCGCGGATACTTTTTCGAGCAGTGCAAATCGGGCAACCCCGGTTACCTTCATACAGGTAGTAGGCACCTTGGAGTTTTTCTTGGCGTTGTCAATCAGACGCAACAACTCATCCCGAACGTGATCAAACGTTTCCTCGTTTTCCTGACCTTCAACGGAGTAATCCAGAATGGCTTCAATGCCGTTTGCCTTCAGCATGTTGTAAGTGTCAGAAGCATCGGCGATACTTTCTCCACCACAAAACTGCTTAAAAATGGTGGCCTTAATCATGCCTTCAATGGGCAGTCTAAGACGGAGAGCAAATAGCGTCATTCCGGTGGAAAGCTTTACCCAGGAAGGTCTTTTCATTAAATAGAAAACCAACCAGGTAAGGCGTAATTCACCATTGGATTTATGTTTGAAGGCTACGGCAGTATCGTCAAACGAAGGGGCGGTATGCACTTTTGACATCAGCGAAAATTAAAAAGGCAAAATTAATCCATGAAGAGGGATTTTTCCCTCTTATTCGGCTTTATCCATCAACAATGCATCCATGGTCGCTGTGCTCACGGAATGATAATTAGGACGGGCCTCCTGATAGATGGATCTGGCTTGTTCCAGTTTGTTACTTTCTACCAAGGCCTTATAGGTGGGAGTGAGGAACTTACGTCTTCCTACTTCAATCAAAAAGGCCTTCATGCGATCGTCTGCATCTTTGTAATCGTTGCGAATAGTGTGCTGAAACCAGGCTGCCAAAACTTCGGAGTTGCCGCTTTGGGTAAATCCAAAGGCTTCATCCAACTCTTTCATTTGGAAATAGCTTAGTCCAGTAGGCAGGTTGCGGATAAAATGCAACCACTCATGGGAAGACCAATTGGCGGTATCCAATTCAGCGGCCTTACTTCCATTTTGCCAAGCGGCAATTTGGGCTTCTACCTTTTCAAACTTATCGCTTTCCGGAGCTGGGCAGTTAGCCGGAATTCCGGGGGCATAAACCCAAGCATCAATTTTAAGTTCTTCGTAAAACTCTTCACCTAAAAGGTTCTTTTTCAAATGATCCAAAAAGACTTCCGTTGTCATTACCTGGAAAGCGTTTTCCTGGAAATAGTTCTTCAGGAAAGTGTCCCATTTTTCGCGACCTACACTTTTTTCAATCAATCGAAGGAGAAAGTAGCCCTTTTCGTAGGCAATGTCTGACATTCCATCATCCGGATTACGACCTTTTAGATTCAATTTAAGGTGTGTGTCTTCAGGTTTATTTTCTTCCTTGATAAAGGTTTCAACCGTGTGTTGTAGGTCCTGGTAACCCAGTTCGGCCAGCATTTCGGCGTAAGCTTCGCCGTAAAGCGCTTCCATAATTCGACGCTCGAAGTAAACCGTAAATCCTTCGTTAAGCCAGAAGTCATCCCAGGTGGCATTGGTTACCAGGTTTCCACTCCAGCTATGAGCCAGTTCGTGAGCGACCAAGGCGGTCAAAGAACGGTCACCTGCTAAAATGGTTGGGGTCGCAAAAGTCAACCGTGGGTTTTCCATACCTCCAAAAGGAAACGATGGAGGCAATACAATCATATCGTAGATCTCCCACTGGTATTTTCCATAAAGCTCTTCAGCAGCTACGAGCATGTCTTCCATTTCGGCAAACTCCCAAGCGGCTTTTTCCAGAATAGAGTTCTCGGCATAGATCCCTGTGTGAGGTCCGATTTGACGGTATTCGAAATCACCAACGGTCAAGGCCATCAAATAAGCCGGAACAGGTTGTTTCATTTCAAAATGGTACTTACCATTCGCACTCTTTTCGCGTGGATTCTCAGCACTCATCAAAGCCAATAGATTGTTCGGAACAGTTACATCAGCTGAATAAGTAAAACGAATACCAGGGCCATCCTGAATTGGAATCCAGGAACGGGCCAAAATGGCTTGAGACTGCGTGAACAGGAAGGGCGCTTTTTTATCGGCCGTTTGTTGAGCGTTTAGCCATTGCAAAGCCTCAGCGTCTGGCGATGTTTCGTATTGGATGCTTACCGTTTGAGTTCCAGCTTTTACCGGAATGTGCAAGGCTCTACCTAAAAAGGGTTGAGCTTCCTTGAGAGTAAACTCAACTTCTTCGTTTTCATTTAGCCAGGTTTTCAAAACCTTCATATCATTTTTGGTATCCAAAATGATCTCTGAGGCATTTGGAGCCAGGTCAACTTTGTATTGGGCTACCCCTGAAATAATTTCTTGGTCGAAATTCACCTCTGCCGTCCATTGAAGGTGGGTAATTTTGGCTTCTTCCGGTTTGGAGAAGGAGTGAACATCATCGAAGCGAATCATAGTACTATCTGTTGTGTTATCGGAAACATCTGTCTGATCTGAATTATCCGTTGGACTGGTGCAAGAAAAAAGGGCAAACAATCCACCTAAAAACAGGAATGATTTTTTCATAGGTTCTTTCGGAATCCGGCCTTAATGGCCATTTGGCAATTGAAATAAAACGCGGCTAATGTATAATAATGAGTCGATAACCCCAATATTCAAATAATATAATAGCACTTTAACCCGAAAAAAATCAAACGCATGCTTGAATCCTTATTTTTGGCCACCTGAAAAAATGATGACCCAACTGCGTGTATCAAACCGAATGAATCGAGAAGAACAACTGAAATGGTATAGGAATGGAATTCCCGCCATCCAATTGGATAGAGCGGCTATTCCTGGTGATGGAATTGAACAATTGGATGAGCAGGAAAGAGCACGGTTGGCGCAAGTATTTGCGGCCGAACGTTCAGCCTTGGACTGGATCAAGTTTACTCCGGCATCTGGGGCGGCCTCCCGTATGTTTAAAGCTCTTTTTGAAGGCATGCAATTTCTTCAGGATCACCCGGGACAATCGTTGGATGCACAAAACGATGCCCGAGTCTTCTTGGATAAATTGGTTGAGTTTCCCTTTTACCCGGAATTGCAGTCACTCCTGCAGGAACAGGGGCTCGATTGGCCAATAGCTAAGGATGGAGCGGCAGAATTGGCAGTATTGGAGTTGGTTTTAGACAAGGAGGGCTTGAACTATGGATCTTTGCCTAAGGCCTTGATCACCTTTCACCGAAACGAGAATCAGGCGGTAACGGCGTTGGAAGAACATTTCAAGGAAGGAATTGAATATGCTGGCTCGAATCCTTCGGTACGTCTTCACTTTACTATTTCTCCAGAACATCAACAATCCATTCAGGAGATCACTCAAGTTATTTCCAATCGGTTGGGAGATACGCATCAATTTCAACTCGAATTTTCTACCCAGGACAAGTCAACGGACTTGCTGGCGGTAAATCCTGATAATACACCGGTTATTTTAGCCAGTGGAAACGAATTGTATCGTCCGGCCGGACACGGAGCGCTTTTACAAAACCTGAATAATCTGGAAGCAGAATTGGTGTTCATCAAAAACATCGATAATGTGGCTGCAGATCCGGAGGCTTGTCAAATTCTGACGTATAAAGAAGCCTTGGCCGGTTTACTTATCGAATGGAAAACTCAAATCCACGAACAACTCAAGGCCTTGAAGCAGGAGGGAACTCTCGAAACGGCGGCGGAGTATATCCGAACGGAGTTTGGGCATGAGGTAAAGTCGGTAGAAGAGGCTATTCAATTTTTGAATCGTCCAATCCGAATTGGTGGAATGGTGGTGAATACCGGTGCTCCAGGCGGAGGCCCATTTTGGGTGAAAAACAAAGACGGAGTTG is a window encoding:
- a CDS encoding DUF4301 family protein, with the protein product MNREEQLKWYRNGIPAIQLDRAAIPGDGIEQLDEQERARLAQVFAAERSALDWIKFTPASGAASRMFKALFEGMQFLQDHPGQSLDAQNDARVFLDKLVEFPFYPELQSLLQEQGLDWPIAKDGAAELAVLELVLDKEGLNYGSLPKALITFHRNENQAVTALEEHFKEGIEYAGSNPSVRLHFTISPEHQQSIQEITQVISNRLGDTHQFQLEFSTQDKSTDLLAVNPDNTPVILASGNELYRPAGHGALLQNLNNLEAELVFIKNIDNVAADPEACQILTYKEALAGLLIEWKTQIHEQLKALKQEGTLETAAEYIRTEFGHEVKSVEEAIQFLNRPIRIGGMVVNTGAPGGGPFWVKNKDGVANLQIVEKSQIDLSNPAQKSILESSTHFNPVDLVCWIRDVDGNPFDLFAFRNDETGFIAEKSHAGEPIRAMELPGLWNGSMDGWLTRFVEVPESTFNPVKTVMNLLDPNHRSSH
- a CDS encoding proline dehydrogenase family protein, with the protein product MSKVHTAPSFDDTAVAFKHKSNGELRLTWLVFYLMKRPSWVKLSTGMTLFALRLRLPIEGMIKATIFKQFCGGESIADASDTYNMLKANGIEAILDYSVEGQENEETFDHVRDELLRLIDNAKKNSKVPTTCMKVTGVARFALLEKVSADQELSDSEKQEYNRVVSRLDQLCKKAHNLGVKLYIDAEESWIQIAIDRLAEVMMQKYNGEQAIVYTTLQLYRHDKVAYLNELIEKAKNQSFKLGVKLVRGAYLEKENLRAAKMGYATPIQPNKESTDRDYNEALKRVVENINTVEVCAGTHNERSAAYLCELMAEKGLPNNHPSIFFSQLFGMSDNISFILANSGYNVSKYLPYGPVRYTMPYLIRRAEENTSVSGQMGKELQLVLNEMDRRKRS
- a CDS encoding M1 family metallopeptidase; the protein is MKKSFLFLGGLFALFSCTSPTDNSDQTDVSDNTTDSTMIRFDDVHSFSKPEEAKITHLQWTAEVNFDQEIISGVAQYKVDLAPNASEIILDTKNDMKVLKTWLNENEEVEFTLKEAQPFLGRALHIPVKAGTQTVSIQYETSPDAEALQWLNAQQTADKKAPFLFTQSQAILARSWIPIQDGPGIRFTYSADVTVPNNLLALMSAENPREKSANGKYHFEMKQPVPAYLMALTVGDFEYRQIGPHTGIYAENSILEKAAWEFAEMEDMLVAAEELYGKYQWEIYDMIVLPPSFPFGGMENPRLTFATPTILAGDRSLTALVAHELAHSWSGNLVTNATWDDFWLNEGFTVYFERRIMEALYGEAYAEMLAELGYQDLQHTVETFIKEENKPEDTHLKLNLKGRNPDDGMSDIAYEKGYFLLRLIEKSVGREKWDTFLKNYFQENAFQVMTTEVFLDHLKKNLLGEEFYEELKIDAWVYAPGIPANCPAPESDKFEKVEAQIAAWQNGSKAAELDTANWSSHEWLHFIRNLPTGLSYFQMKELDEAFGFTQSGNSEVLAAWFQHTIRNDYKDADDRMKAFLIEVGRRKFLTPTYKALVESNKLEQARSIYQEARPNYHSVSTATMDALLMDKAE